A part of Rattus norvegicus strain BN/NHsdMcwi chromosome 4, GRCr8, whole genome shotgun sequence genomic DNA contains:
- the Tas2r137 gene encoding taste receptor type 2 member 3: protein MLGFTEGIFLVLTVTEFILGNLVNGFIVSVNGSHWFKSKKISLSDFIITSLALFRIFLLWIIFTDSLIIVFSYHTHDSGIRMQLIDVFWTFTNHFSIWLISCLSVFYCLKIATFSHPSFLWLKWRASRVVVGMLWGALVLSCVCTMSLMNEFKIYSALTGSRDTQNMTEYIRLKRHEYNLMHVLGNLWKIPSLIVSLIAYFLLLLSLGKHTQQMQKYSVGSRDQSAEAHRRAMRIILSFLLFFLFYFLSFVILSSSRFLPETKIARIIGVVITMSYLVGDSLILILGNNKLKQTFVAILPCECGHPKPGSKRFFAS, encoded by the coding sequence ATGTTGGGATTCACTGAAGGGATATTTCTGGTTCTGACTGTCACCGAGTTTATTCTTGGAAATCTGGTGAACGGTTTCATTGTGTCAGTCAATGGCAGCCATTGGTTCAAGAGCAAGAAGATTTCTTTGTCTGACTTCATCATTACCAGCTTGGCCCTCTTCAGGATCTTTCTGCTGTGGATCATCTTTACTGATAGCCTCATAATAGTGTTCTCTTACCACACCCACGACTCAGGGATAAGGATGCAACTTATTGATGTTTTCTGGACATTTACAAACCACTTCAGTATTTGGCTTATCTCCTGTCTCAGTGTTTTCTACTGCCTGAAAATAGCCACTTTCTCCCACCCCTCATTCCTCTGGCTCAAATGGAGAGCTTCTAGAGTGGTTGTTGGGATGCTGTGGGGTGCACTGGTCTTATCCTGTGTCTGCACCATGTCTCTGATGAATGAATTTAAGATCTATTCTGCCCTCACTGgaagcagagacacacagaataTGACTGAATATATCAGATTGAAGAGACATGAATATAATCTGATGCATGTTCTTGGGAATCTGTGGAAGATCCCTTCCTTAATCGTTTCCCTGATTGCCTACTTtctgctccttctctctctgggGAAGCACACACAGCAGATGCAGAAATACAGTGTTGGCTCCAGAGATCAGAGTGCGGAGGCCCACAGGAGAGCCATGAGGAtcatcctttcctttctcttattcttcctattctactttctttcctttgtaattTTGTCATCCAGTCGTTTTCTACCAGAAACCAAGATTGCCAGGATAATTGGAGTAGTAATTACAATGTCATACCTTGTGGGTGATTCATTAATTCTTATTTTAGGTAACAACAAGCTGAAGCAGACATTTGTAGCCATACTCCCATGTGAGTGTGGTCATCCAAAGCCTGGATCTAAGAGGTTCTTTGCTTCATAA
- the Tas2r108 gene encoding taste receptor type 2 member 4, producing MLWELYAFVFAASVVFNFVGIVANLFIIVIISKTWVKSHKISSSDKILFSLAITRFLTLGLFLLNTVYIATNTGRSVYFSTFFLLCWKFLDSNSLWLVTFLNCLYCVKITHFQHPVFLLLKRTVSMKTTSLLLACLLISAFTTLLYFVLTQISRFPEHIIGRNDTLFDVSDGILTLAASLILSSLLQFLLNVTFASLLIHSLRRHVQKMQRNRSSFWNPQTEAHVGAMRLMICFLVLYIPYSIAALLYFPSYMRKNLRAQAACMIITAAYPPGHSILLIITHHKLKAKAKKICCFYKLRDFVSN from the coding sequence ATGCTCTGGGAACTGTATGCATTTGTGTTTGCCGCCtcagttgtttttaattttgtaggAATAGTtgcaaatttatttattatagtgaTAATTTCTAAGACTTGGGTCAAAAGTCACAAAATCTCCTCTTCAGATAAGATCCTGTTCAGCTTGGCCATCACTAGATTCCTGACCCTGGGGTTGTTTCTACTGAACACTGTCTACATTGCTACAAACACTGGAAGGTCAGTCTACTTTTCCACGTTTTTTctcttgtgttggaagtttctgGACTCCAACAGTCTCTGGCTAGTGACCTTTCTGAACTGCTTGTATTGCGTGAAGATCACTCATTTCCAACATCCAGTGTTTCTTCTGTTGAAACGGACTGTCTCTATGAAGACCACCAGCCTGCTGCTGGCCTGCCTTCTGATTTCTGCCTTCACCACTCTCCTATATTTTGTGCTCACACAGATATCACGTTTTCCTGAACACATAATTGGGAGAAATGACACATTATTTGACGTCAGTGATGGCATCTTGACGTTAGCGGCTTCTTTGATCCTGAGCTCACTTTTACAGTTTCTGCTCAATGTGACCTTTGCTTCTTTGCTAATACATTCCCTGAGAAGACATGTACAGAAGATGCAGAGAAACAGGAGCAGCTTTTGGAATCCCCAGACGGAGGCTCACGTGGGCGCCATGAGGCTGATGATCTGTTTCCTCGTGCTCTATATTCCATATTCAATCGCTGCCTTGCTCTATTTCCCTTCCTATATGAGGAAGAATCTGAGAGCCCAGGCTGCTTGCATGATCATTACTGCTGCTTACCCTCCAGGACATTCTATCCTCCTTATTATCACACATCACAAACTGAAAGCTAAAGCAAAGAAGATTTGCTGTTTCTACAAATTGCGGGATTTCGTTAGTAACTGA